From Pyrenophora tritici-repentis strain M4 chromosome 1, whole genome shotgun sequence, the proteins below share one genomic window:
- a CDS encoding GlpG, membrane protein: protein MFTFKIAGPSMRSVCRTSRMPAISALRPTLSQLRCFSHTRVQHDPQRRPRPPQYSQQQPEPPEPTIDEIRESFPQLHVYYIRPAIWAVAVSCGIFVGLSFWEAKKELKKESVSTGGWLQAPQWTKRRQGPSTPTEVVTGAWNSSDAISRLGYGIIGANTGVHLSKFLAPRAWDGLWHVPVLNLNYTQFTSMFVHSGALHFFFNMYFLNNFMTPVGYSQVFEGSPYHTLAFYLSTGVLSGYAQHLATLIPTQKGAIPEIFIKCGGASGALFGFLGIFCMQYPTAGLGIMFIPVHFEAQYVLPAILLFDFVGMVRGYTFVKFGHAAHFVGGLIGVAYSQLDGKTYLWRPLS from the exons ATGTTCACGTTCAAGATTGCTGGGCCATCCATGCGGTCGGTATGTCGAACTTCTCGAATGCCGGCCATATCGGCCCTTCGTCCTACTCTATCGCAACTACGTTGCTTTTCGCACACGCGTGTGCAACATGATCCACAACGAAGACCAAGACCGCCCCAATATTCTCAACAGCAACCCGAACCGCCTGAACCAACAATAGACGAAATACGAGAAAGCTTTCCACAGCTTCATGTCTATTATATCCGTCCGGCGATTTGGGCTGTTGCAGTATCATGTGGTATCTTCGTTGGCCTGTCCTTTTGGGAAGCGAAGAAGGAGCTGAAGAAAGAGTCTGTGTCTACTGGCGGGTGGCTCCAGGCGCCGCAATGGACTAAGCGAAGGCAAGGCCCGTCAACACCAACTGAAGTCGTGACCGGAGCCTGGAATTCCAGTGATGCCATCTCAAGATTGGGCTATGGCATTATCGGAGCCAACACCGGTGTTCATCTGAGCAAGTTTCTTGCGCCGCGTGCTTGGGATGGCTTATGGCACGTGCCTGTTTTGAATCTCAACTATACTCAGTTCACTTCAATGTTTGTACATTCTGGAGCCCTGCACTTCTTCTTCAACATGTACTTTCTCAACAACTTCATGACGCCAGTTGGGTATTCGCAGGTGTTCGAAGGCAGTCCATACCACACTTTGGCTTTCTACCTATCGACAGGGGTACTTTCTGGTTACGCTCAACATCTGGCCACTCTGATACCCACCCAGAAAGGTGCCATTCCAGAGATATTCATCAAATGCGGAGGCGCTTCGGGTGCGCTTTTTGGTTTCCTGGGTATCTTCTGCATGCAGTATCCCACTGCTGGACTTGGGATCATGTTCATCCCGGTGCACTTCGAAGCGCAGTATGTCCTACCTGCTATCCTGCTTTTCGATTTCGTTGGCATGGTCCGTGGATATACCTTTGTGAAATTCGGTCACGCG GCTCATTTCGTTGGCGGATTGATCGGCGTGGCATACTCACAGCTCGACGGGAAAACGTACCTTTGGAGGCCATTG TCCTGA
- a CDS encoding AmtB, Ammonia permease, protein METPPPTPEFDATKPNGGNPDAENVNLQYTGLEFHYIYLMIMAFLVFLIIPGIGFLYSGLARRKSALSMLFQSFAVMGVVTFQWMFWGYSLAYSRTGNAFIGNLDNFGLKNVMAAPSPGSAFLPEIVFCLYQMLFCACTVQLVIGGSFERGRILPSMVFAFLWATIVYCPIANWTWNANGWLFNLPSLDFAGGGPVHIASGWSALAYAMVLGKRLHKGDKIHGKAHNPTLVFIGTVFIWFGWFGFNGGSALNGTVRSMLAAFNTNTAASFGVLGWVSVEYVRTKGHFSVVGACSGAIAGLVGITPAAGYVSLWIAALIGFLTAAICSLCQNVDRWIKIDEGMDVFKLHGIGGMVGSFLTGIFGQAWIYDLDGMGPYDGLGGMDGVGVQIGRQLAEITAIASYSFVVSCILLYALKYIPGMHLRVTSEAEMMGLDLDQFGDEQIGDWSLMEQNHYQASASSSSSHNVGTAVPVGTK, encoded by the exons ATGGAGACACCGCCACCAACT CCAGAGTTCGACGCCACCAAACCCAACGGCGGCAACCCAGACGCTGAAAATGTCAACCTCCAATACACTGGTTTGGAGTTCCACTACATTTACCTAATGATCATGGCCTTTTTGGTGTTTTTGATCATCCCCGGTATCGGCTTTTTGTACTCGGGACTTGCTCGTCGCAAGTCGGCGTTGTCCATGTTGTTCCAGTCGTTTGCTGTTATGGGAGT TGTCACCTTCCAGTGGATGTTCTGGGGATACTCTCTTGCGTACTCTCGTACGGGTAATGCCTTCATTGGTAATCTTGACAATTTCGGTCTGAAGAATGTCATGGCCGCGCCGTCGCCTGGTTCGGCGTTTTTGCCTGAGATTGTATTCT GCTTGTACCAGATGTTGTTCTGTGCTTGCACAGTCCAGCTTGTTATCGGCGGTTCTTTTGAGCGTGGTCGCATCTTACCATCCATGGTCTTTGCCTTCCTCTGGGCAACTATTGTATACTGTCCGATCGCTAACTGGACATGGAACGC AAACGGATGGCTCTTCAACCTCCCCTCCCTCGACTTCGCTGGTGGCGGCCCCGTCCACATCGCATCAGGCTGGTCCGCCCTAGCCTACGCCATGGTCCTCGGCAAGCGCCTCCACAAAGGCGACAAGATCCACGGCAAAGCGCACAACCCCACACTCGTCTTCATCGGCACCGTCTTCATCTGGTTCGGCTGGTTCGGTTTCAACGGCGGCAGCGCCCTCAACGGAACCGTCCGTTCCATGCTCGcagccttcaacaccaacacaGCCGCCTCCTTCGGTGTCCTCGGCTGGGTCTCCGTCGAATACGTCCGCACAAAAGGCCACTTCTCCGTCGTAGGCGCCTGCTCCGGCGCCATCGCCGGTCTCGTCGGCATCACGCCAGCCGCGGGCTACGTATCCCTTTGGATCGCGGCGCTCATCGGTTTCCTGACCGCGGCAATATGCTCGCTCTGCCAAAACGTTGACCGCTGGATCAAAATCGACGAAGGCATGGACGTCTTCAAACTCCACGGTATCGGCGGTATGGTCGGATCTTTCCTCACCGGTATCTTTGGCCAAGCTTGGATCTACGACCTCGATGGTATGGGTCCTTATGACGGTCTCGGTGGCATGGACGGTGTTGGTGTGCAGATTGGTCGTCAGCTAGCGGAGATTACGGCCATCGCTTCTTACTCCTTCGTTGTATCATGTATTTTGCTTTACGCACTCAAGTATATTCCGGGCATGCATTTGCGTGTTACGTCGGAGGCTGAGATGATGGGTCTGGATCTCGATCAGTTTGGGGACGAGCAGATTGGCGATTGGAGTCTCATGGAGCAGAATCATTATCAGGCTAGTGCTAGTAGTTCTAGTAGTCATAATGTGGGGACTGCAGTGCCGGTGGGGACCAAGTAG
- a CDS encoding C6 zinc finger domain containing protein: protein MDAPSSSVGDYTPSLSTTPMSISQSSFQLNAMRARIAELEDKLSRATSTTSSVYTPSASTPASTHAVHTVSSFACTVDVLQDTQIPGGADISRGIAHKNRVFGQSHWMNGFVMFRDVIEMMEPHLQGGSSNLVASIQRAKVLARVIKSQRSPSWPTVPTRNLPPKHVCDQLVAGYLRTMETVYRVIHVPSFMPNYESVWAFDAEPSMAFMMMLKLVLAIGATVHDENMSMRTEATRWVYEAQSWVSSPTFKSQLGIQYLQISILLLLARELVDVGSELVWISIGAVHRSAVYIGLHKDPSCLPHMKVMEAEMRRRIWNTIIELSLQMSMQAGGPPFIGLDDFNTAPPGNYDDDQLVNADPMVKPDGVYTQTSVAIALRKTLPSRLAVLKFLNDLASTGTYEATLQIDAELRSAHKTLRRTMQGYSSDKSPSLFTVEAVEYIMQRYITSLHVPFFAAALNNPLYAFSRKATVASSLKIWGLAVPVSKGSPYPEEETDLARMSRCAGGFFRMYAFHASTFLATELRTRLQEEEDPDILTVSLATVVRDAAGFYLRCIQAGETGCKGYILLRLLDAWADATTRGVDRSELPALLVQEAEQATEVCIPILEVLAGVQQPSTGTAGALGADGMGGLGNYDFEPSPEFMEDWDMLMSDTFKLGDADNFDGFLL from the exons ATGGATGCGCCTTCCTCGTCAGTTGGCGACTATACGCCGTCTCTCTCGACAACTCCCATGAGCATTAGTCAATCTTCTTTCCAGCTCAACGCTATGCGAGCACGTATTGCGGAGCTGGAGGATAAGCTTTCTCGAGCTACTAGTACTACTAGCTCAGTGTATACACCATCAGCTTCAACTCCAGCGTCGACACATGCTGTGCACACTGTTAGCAGCTTTGCATGTACTGTGGATGTACTCCAGGATACGCAAATACCTGGGGGTGCAGATATCTCTAGGGGTATTGCGCATAAGAACCGGGTGTTTGGACAGAGTCACTGGATGAATGGTTTCGTCATG TTTCGCGATGTCATCGAAATGATGGAACCACATCTCCAAGGCGGATCGTCTAACCTGGTGGCCAGCATACAGCGTGCCAAAGTTCTAGCCCGCGTTATCAAATCGCAGCGCTCTCCAAGCTGGCCTACCGTGCCGACACGCAATCTCCCGCCAAAGCATGTGTGTGATCAGCTTGTTGCTGGCTACCTCCGTACCATGGAGACGGTGTACCGTGTTATCCACGTGCCGAGTTTCATGCCCAACTACGAGAGCGTGTGGGCATTCGACGCAGAGCCTAGCATGGCTTTTATGATGATGTTGAAGTTGGTACTGGCAATTGGTGCTACGGTACATGACGAGAACATGTCGATGCGCACCGAGGCGACACGTTGGGTATATGAAGCGCAATCTTGGGTGTCGTCGCCTACGTTCAAGTCGCAGCTCGGCATCCAGTATCTACAGATCAGCATCCTCTTACTGCTCGCGCGTGAGCTGGTTGACGTGGGGTCTGAGCTTGTATGGATCTCTATTGGTGCAGTGCATCGGTCGGCAGTGTATATTGGTTTACACAAGGATCCGTCGTGTCTTCCACATATGAAGGTCATGGAAGCAGAGATGCGCCGGAGGATCTGGAATACTATCATTGAGTTGTCGTTGCAGATGAGTATGCAGGCGGGCGGACCGCCGTTTATCGGTCTTGACGATTTCAATACTGCGCCGCCGGGCAACTACGATGACGATCAACTAGTGAACGCGGACCCTATGGTCAAACCAGACGGTGTATACACGCAGACATCCGTGGCGATTGCTCTTAGGAAGACGCTTCCAAGTCGCCTGGCGGTCTTGAAATTCCTCAACGATCTCGCCTCGACCGGGACGTATGAGGCGACGCTTCAAATCGATGCCGAGTTGAGATCAGCACACAAGACGTTGCGTCGTACGATGCAAGGATACAGTAGCGATAAATCGCCTTCCTTGTTCACAGTTGAGGCAGTCGAATACATCATGCAGCGCTACATCACCTCTCTACATGTTCCATTCTTCGCTGCGGCGTTGAACAATCCTCTTTACGCTTTTTCGCGAAAAGCGACCGTCGCATCGTCGCTGAAGATCTGGGGTCTTGCGGTTCCGGTCTCAAAAGGTAGCCCTTATCCGGAAGAGGAGACTGATCTCGCTCGTATGTCGCGTTGCGCAGGGGGCTTCTTTCGCATGTACGCCTTCCATGCTTCAACGTTCCTAGCCACTGAGCTGCGCACGCGGTTGCAAGAAGAGGAAGATCCAGATATCCTGACAGTATCGCTTGCTACAGTCGTGAGAGACGCTGCGGGCTTTTATCTGCGCTGTATTCAAGCCGGTGAGACTGGCTGTAAAGGCTATATTCTTTTGCGCTTACTCGATGCGTGGGCTGATGCAACGACTCGCGGAGTGGATAGATCCGAGCTTCCCGCGTTACTTGTACAAGAAGCGGAACAAGCCACGGAAGTTTGCATACCGATTTTGGAGGTGCTAGCTGGCGTACAACAGCCGTCCACCGGCACTGCTGGGGCTCTTGGGGCGGACGGAATGGGAGGCTTAGGGAACTACGATTTCGAACCTTCACCTGAGTTCATGGAGGATTGGGACATGCTAATGTCGGACACGTTCAAATTAGGCGATGCGGACAATTTCGATGGGTTCCTGTTGTAG
- a CDS encoding ProP, Permease major facilitator superfamily, with amino-acid sequence MTVTMSVSASDTAPTTQYLTGLKLFTILASLTLVTFLVLLDSSIIGTAIPRITTEFHSLPDVGWYIGAYSLATATLQPMSGKLYTYFRSKAVFLSFVFMFELGSLICAVARSSVVLIVGRAIAGLGASGIYTGAMIVLTGAVPREKSPFYTGILFGTSQMGIVLGPLIGGVLTEHVSWRWCFWINLPIGGVAAAVISLIRIPEVITKPPFSMALVQKIIPHLDLIGFALFVPWSVMLLLALQLGSSGAYSWDSRMVIGLFCGTGVCIICFAVWEKHMGDRAMVPVTLLRRRFIWTSYVYGSCVTTCMATASNWLPTYFQAVKDNGPTASGVYVLPSILSQILLVVVTGAAVERTRYHLPFAFSGGVITAIGNGLVSTFTASTNTATWIGYQIVMGGGRGLCMQMALVVVQNAVSPAEYPVAIACLIFFQFLDIQLAISSINAHQIQGTRTAAVVYNVAETTLRRRRAGIPARRDCPPNSRKLTQREEEVIISYILQLDLRGFAPTYTAVRDMADKLLAARGGEQVGVNWPSTFVKRTDSLRTCFNQAYDRQRALCEDATLIKRWFKLIEETKAKYGICDKDVYNFNKASFIIGKIIT; translated from the exons ATGACCGTTACCATGAGCGTAAGCGCGAGTGATACAGCTCCCACAACGCAATACCTAACAGGCCTCAAACTATTTACCATCCTCGCAAGCCTCACACTAGTCACCTTCCTCGTCTTGTTAGACTCCTCAATCATCGGCACTGCAATACCCCGCATCACGACAGAATTTCACTCACTCCCAGATGTCGGATGGTACATTGGAGCCTACTCGCTGGCCACAGCAACTCTACAGCCGATGTCTGGGAAGTTGTACACATATTTCAGGAGCAAGGCCGTTTTCCTCTCTTTCGTCTTTATGTTCGAGCTTGGGTCTTTGATCTGCGCGGTGGCGAGATCGTCTGTGGTGCTTATTGTAGGAAGGGCGATTGCGGGATTGGGCGCTTCGGGTATCTATACTGGGGCGATGATTGTGCTTACAGGCGCTGTGCCCAGAGAGAAGAGTCCGTTTTATACGGGGATACTTTTTGGGACAAGTCAGATGGGGATTGTGCTTGGTCCGCTTATTGGTGGTGTTCTTACTGAACATGTCTCGTGGCGGTGGT GCTTCTGGATTAACCTACCAATTGGCGGTGTAGCGGCTGCTGTGATTTCTCTCATCCGCATCCCTGAGGTCATAACGAAGCCGCCATTCTCGATGGCGCTTGTTCAAAAGATCATCCCACATCTTGATTTGATCGGCTTTGCGCTCTTCGTCCCATGGTCCGTTATGCTCCTTCTTGCCCTCCAGCTGGGCAGCAGTGGCGCTTACTCATGGGACTCCCGAATGGTGATAGGCCTTTTCTGCGGCACAGGCGTATGCATCATATGTTTCGCTGTATGGGAGAAACATATGGGCGACCGAGCTATGGTGCCAGTTACGCTATTGCGCAGACGTTTCATATGGACTAGCTACGTGTACGGGTCATGCGTTACTACTTGTATGGCGACAGCTAGCAATTGGCTTCCGACGTACTTTCAGGCAGTTAAGGACAATGGCCCGACGGCCAGTGGTGTCTACGTACTTCCTAGTATTCTCAGCCAGATACTTCTGGTGGTTGTTACTGGCGCTGCGG TTGAGCGCACGAGATACCATCTCCCCTTCGCATTCAGCGGTGGTGTCATCACAGCAATCGGCAACGGCCTCGTATCAACCTTCACCGCATCGACCAATACAGCGACATGGATTGGCTACCAGATAGTCATGGGCGGCGGTAGAGGCCTGTGTATGCAAATG GCCCTGGTAGTGGTACAAAACGCCGTTTCGCCCGCCGAATACCCCGTCGCGATAGCCTGCCTCATCTTCTTCCAATTCCTCG atattcagcttgctatctcatctattaatgcgcaccagatccaaggtacccgtactgctgcagtagtctacaacgtagccgaaacaacgctccgccgccgacgcgctggtatacctgcccgacgcgattgcccgcccaactcaaggaagcttacccagagagaagaggaggtgattatcagctatatacttcagctagatctgcgtggatttgcgcctacctacacagctgtacgtgatatggctgataagctgctggctgcgcgtggtggagagcaggttggagtcaactggccatctacctttgttaagcgtacagacagtcttcggacgtgtttcaaccaagcgtacgataggcagagagctctttgtgaggatgcaacattaataaagaggtggtttaagcttatagaagagacaaaggcgAAGTACGGCATCTGCGAtaaggacgtctacaactttaATAAAGCTAGCTTTATAATAGGCAAGATTATAACTTAG